One window of the Bradyrhizobium sp. NP1 genome contains the following:
- a CDS encoding FAD-binding protein, with protein sequence MPDIVTDVLVVGAGAAGMSAAMAAARAGASVLLVDKSLVGRGGATIMAQMTVAAALGEQDADDWTRHLADTLKAGRGLCNEGLAGILCREAPDRIRELDGWKVGWARDADGRINGVQAPGHSVRRCVYVDFLETGTAIAQTLRTQVSRVKAVTRVSGLSIRELVRHNGRVVGAVGVNLDDGQRVTIAAKATILAAGGLTKLFQRNSASANMNGDAYALALRAGAELIDMEFPQFFPIGHLAPRLVGMDPIMWDPFRYKLGGRLLNGRMEEFLENYGLQDGGVYRAPRDVTAYAIVKENEAGRGSPAGGAYLSFMHVPEADLRAAFGPIIDLLARNGIDLTKQCVEVAPIAHYHMGGIRVNAEMQSGVSGLYAAGEAVGGANGANRLSGNALPEALVFGERAGRFAAADAANRAHEWDDAAAAPIFALIDEISARGEAGTSGEGAGTTQLWAELQALMWSKVGLSRTEKSLREALDRLRAMRSSDLASLKLSPGKLFNTTVEEWFELRNSLHVAEMIALAALNRKESRGAHQRLDHPETKTDFERNQILHLDGDSIGSRWIPVGDAAASASLQPR encoded by the coding sequence CGGTGGCGCGACCATCATGGCGCAGATGACTGTCGCGGCCGCTCTGGGCGAGCAGGATGCCGACGACTGGACCCGCCATCTCGCCGATACGCTCAAGGCTGGCCGCGGACTCTGCAACGAGGGGCTGGCAGGAATTCTGTGCCGCGAAGCGCCGGATCGCATCCGGGAGCTCGATGGCTGGAAGGTGGGCTGGGCGCGCGATGCGGATGGCCGCATCAACGGCGTGCAGGCGCCAGGACACAGCGTTCGCCGCTGCGTCTATGTCGATTTCCTCGAGACCGGCACTGCGATCGCGCAGACGCTGCGCACCCAGGTGTCGCGGGTGAAGGCCGTCACGCGCGTCAGCGGCCTGTCGATCCGCGAACTGGTGCGACACAATGGACGCGTGGTCGGCGCCGTCGGCGTCAATCTCGACGACGGCCAGCGCGTCACGATCGCCGCCAAGGCGACCATCCTCGCCGCCGGCGGCCTGACCAAGCTGTTCCAGCGCAACAGCGCCTCGGCCAACATGAATGGCGATGCCTACGCGCTGGCGCTGCGGGCGGGCGCTGAACTGATCGACATGGAGTTTCCGCAGTTCTTCCCGATCGGACATCTCGCACCGCGGCTGGTCGGGATGGATCCGATCATGTGGGATCCGTTCCGTTACAAGCTCGGCGGACGCCTGCTGAACGGCCGCATGGAGGAATTCCTCGAAAATTACGGCCTGCAGGACGGCGGCGTGTACAGGGCGCCGCGCGACGTGACGGCTTACGCCATCGTCAAGGAAAACGAGGCGGGCCGCGGTTCGCCCGCCGGCGGCGCCTATCTCAGCTTCATGCATGTGCCGGAAGCCGACCTGCGCGCCGCCTTCGGTCCGATTATCGATCTTTTGGCCCGCAACGGCATCGATCTCACCAAACAATGCGTCGAGGTTGCGCCGATCGCGCACTATCACATGGGCGGAATCCGGGTGAACGCCGAGATGCAGAGCGGCGTGAGCGGCCTTTATGCCGCGGGCGAGGCCGTCGGCGGCGCCAATGGCGCCAACCGGCTTTCGGGCAACGCGTTGCCGGAGGCGCTGGTGTTCGGCGAGCGCGCCGGACGGTTCGCGGCCGCCGATGCCGCCAATCGCGCGCATGAATGGGACGACGCCGCGGCAGCACCGATCTTCGCCCTGATCGACGAGATCAGCGCGCGCGGCGAGGCCGGCACCAGTGGAGAAGGGGCGGGCACCACGCAGCTCTGGGCGGAGCTTCAGGCATTGATGTGGAGCAAGGTCGGCCTGTCGCGCACGGAAAAGTCCCTGCGCGAGGCGCTCGACAGGCTGCGCGCCATGCGCTCATCCGATCTCGCCAGCTTGAAGCTCAGCCCGGGCAAGCTGTTCAACACGACCGTCGAAGAATGGTTCGAGTTGCGCAATTCCCTGCACGTCGCGGAAATGATCGCGCTGGCTGCGCTCAATCGCAAGGAGAGCCGCGGCGCCCACCAGCGCCTCGACCATCCCGAGACCAAGACCGACTTCGAGCGCAATCAGATCCTGCACCTCGACGGTGATTCCATCGGTTCGCGGTGGATTCCGGTCGGGGACGCCGCCGCTTCCGCATCACTTCAGCCCAGGTAG